A genomic region of Aspergillus oryzae RIB40 DNA, chromosome 1 contains the following coding sequences:
- a CDS encoding Rho GTPase-activating protein (predicted protein): protein MFKAWLRELPDELFPKETQAMIAEKCEGATTAPQMLKDELSKLPPYHYYLLFAITCHLNLLHSYVDQNKMSYPNLCICFQPCMKIDAFCFNFLVCDWKNCWQGCWTEKEYLEIEKGMDEKERLAHTKQDTDMRTPQSKTTVQF, encoded by the exons ATGTTCAAAGCTTGGCTGAGAGAATTACCCGATGAGCTTTTCCCCAAAGAAACACAAGCCATGATCGCCGAGAAATGTGAGGGCGCAACCACTGCTCCACAGATGCTCAAAGATGAGCTTTCAAAGCTACCCCCATATCATTACTACCTTCTCTTCGCCATCACATGTCACTTGAATCTTCTGCATTCCTATGTTGATCAAAACAAGATGAGCTACCCCAATCTCTGCATCTGCTTCCAACCTTGCATGAAGATAGATGCCTTCTGTTTTAACTTTCTTGTCTGTGATTGGAAAAACTGTTGGCAGGGCTGCTGGACAGAGAAGGAATATCTTGAGATCGAAAAGGGAATggacgaaaaagaaagattagCGCATACAAAACAGGATACTG ATATGAGAACGCCCCAGTCGAAAACCACCGTTCAGTTTTGA
- a CDS encoding ribosome biogenesis protein RRS1 (predicted protein): MSETATTTAASAASKSKPERLPITVSKPTPYTFDLGHLLANDPNPLEISRSEPVNVSLKATARDGVQSLLNQLLTTCPITSSQQGVLLTLPAPTTVLPRHKPLPTPKPPTKWELFARKKGIGRFSGKAGAGLAEKERRKKLVYDEEKGEWVPRWGYKGKNKSDEDWLVEVNEKDWKKEEEAAAKGSSIRGMSRAERKERIRRNERKMRNNERKSRKSGGG; encoded by the coding sequence GCCCATTACAGTCTCCAAACCTACTCCATACACTTTTGATCTCGGCCATCTCCTCGCGAATGACCCCAACCCTCTTGAAATCTCTCGGTCCGAACCAGTAAATGTCTCTCTGAAGGCCACCGCCCGCGATGGTGTGCAGTCTCTCCTCAACCAACTTCTCACTACTTGTCCTATTACCTCCTCACAACAAGGTGTGCTCCTGACGCTTCCTGCTCCCACAACTGTTCTTCCCAGACATAAGCCCCTGCCGACACCCAAGCCACCCACCAAGTGGGAACTTTTCGCGCGCAAGAAGGGCATTGGCAGATTCAGTGGCAAGGCTGGTGCTGGACTTGCTGAGAAGGAGCGCCGGAAGAAGCTGGTCtatgatgaagagaagggcgAGTGGGTTCCTCGTTGGGGTTATAAGGGAAAGAATAAGTCGGATGAGGATTGGTTGGTTGAAGTAAATgagaaggattggaagaaagaggaggaagctgcGGCTAAGGGAAGCTCGATTCGTGGGATGTCGCGGGCTGAGCGTAAGGAGAGGATACGACGAAACgaaaggaagatgaggaacaATGAACGGAAATCCAGGAAGTCGGGTGGTGGTTAA